The Malus domestica chromosome 06, GDT2T_hap1 genome has a segment encoding these proteins:
- the LOC103436930 gene encoding S-norcoclaurine synthase 1-like, translating to METDQVVFRRKDLGGSLPVENVQALASSTLKEIPPRYIRPEIQHEPASVEDSLQIPVVDTNKLNDDDDDELAKLHLACKEWGFFQLINHDVPEEVIKKMKSDTEEFFQLPLEVKKAYAQLPNHIEGYGQAFVVSEDQKLDWGDMLFLLSQPLSLRNLTFWPTLPTSFRETLDKYSEELQQVTLYIWKLICKNLGLNSEEMESMFEDGTQGLRMNYYPPCQQASRVMGLTPHSDAVGLTLLVQVNEVQGLQIKKNGRWVPVKPVPSAFIVNIGDIIEIMSNGEYKSIEHRAVVNTERERLSIAAFHSPNLRTAIGPLPDLVKDNAANYKTVSSEEYIKLVVTSKLDGKNLLEHMKLKV from the exons ATGGAAACTGATCAGGTAGTATTCCGCAGAAAAGACTTGGGCGGTTCTCTACCAGTTGAGAATGTTCAAGCTCTTGCTTCCAGTACCTTAAAAGAAATACCACCCCGATACATCCGGCCTGAAATCCAACATGAGCCAGCTTCCGTTGAGGACTCGCTTCAAATTCCAGTTGTCGATACGAACAAGCTtaatgatgatgacgatgatgaatTAGCCAAACTTCATTTGGCTTGTAAGGAATGGGGTTTCTTTCAG TTGATCAATCATGATGTACCAGAAGAAGTGATTAAGAAAATGAAGAGTGACACCGAGGAGTTCTTCCAGCTGCCACTAGAAGTAAAGAAGGCTTATGCACAGCTGCCAAATCATATTGAAGGTTATGGCCAAGCCTTTGTAGTTTCTGAAGACCAAAAACTTGACTGGGGAGACATGCTCTTCCTTCTCTCACAACCACTCTCCCTCAGAAATCTCACATTCTGGCCTACCCTCCCCACTTCTTTCAG GGAGACACTGGATAAGTACTCAGAGGAACTTCAACAAGTCACACTCTATATATGGAAGTTGATATGTAAGAACCTGGGGCTCAATTCAGAGGAGATGGAAAGCATGTTCGAGGATGGAACGCAAGGTCTAAGGATGAATTATTATCCACCCTGTCAGCAAGCTAGCAGGGTTATGGGTCTCACTCCACATTCAGATGCTGTGGGTTTGACTCTATTAGTTCAAGTTAACGAAGTTCAAGGTTTACAAATCAAGAAAAATGGCAGATGGGTACCCGTTAAACCGGTACCCAGTGCATTCATCGTCAACATTGGCGACATCATTGAG ATAATGAGTAATGGAGAGTATAAGAGCATAGAGCACAGAGCTGTGGTGAACACAGAAAGGGAACGGCTTTCAATTGCAGCATTTCACAGCCCAAATCTGAGGACCGCAATTGGTCCCTTGCCAGATCTTGTCAAGGATAATGCAGCAAACTACAAGACTGTAAGCAGCGAGGAGTATATTAAACTCGTCGTAACCAGCAAACTCGACGGTAAAAACCTACTGGAACATATGAAATTGAAGGTGTGA
- the LOC103436929 gene encoding peroxidase 20 — translation MMWRIFLSLVLAAVVLQGTEPLSDEDGPLVLDYYREQCPLAEEIVSRSVAVAVAKDPRMAASLLRLHFHDCFVMGCDASVLLDSYGGITSEKQAGPNRKSLRGFKVVDEIKYLLEEACPGTVSCADILALAARDAVALRGGPRWNVWLGRRDSLEASFNGANQFIPPPNSSLETLIANFKQQGLDIRDLVALSGSHTMGEAQCLSFRQRVYDVQLRGEYELHDKYKRYTTFRRILRSICPESGRDHELAPLDHQTPTRFDNHYYINLLQGKGLLGSDNVLVTQDDKGEIVKLVWAYASNEKLFFASFAESMIKMGNINVLTGSHGEIRKNCRFVNT, via the exons ATGATGTGGAGGATTTTCTTGAGTTTAGTACTGGCAGCAGTAGTTTTGCAGGGCACTGAACCGCTGAGTGACGAAGATGGACCTCTTGTTCTTGACTACTATAGAGAACAGTGCCCTTTGGCGGAAGAGATTGTGAGCCGTAGTGTTGCGGTTGCAGTGGCTAAAGATCCTCGAATGGCTGCTTCGCTCCTTCGACTGCACTTTCATGATTGTTTCGTCATG GGGTGCGATGCATCTGTTCTTTTGGATAGCTATGGAGGCATAACAAGTGAGAAACAAGCCGGCCCCAACCGCAAGTCTTTACGAGGATTTAAGGTTGTTGATGAGATAAAGTATCTCCTGGAAGAGGCTTGTCCAGGAACAGTTTCATGTGCTGACATTCTAGCCTTGGCTGCCCGTGATGCTGTTGCACTG AGAGGCGGACCACGGTGGAATGTGTGGCTAGGCAGGAGAGACTCACTGGAAGCAAGCTTCAACGGTGCCAACCAGTTCATCCCTCCTCCGAATTCCTCTCTAGAAACTCTCATTGCCAATTTCAAACAACAGGGCCTTGATATAAGAGACTTGGTTGCCTTATCAGGTAGCCACACAATGGGAGAGGCACAATGTTTGAGTTTCCGGCAGAGGGTGTATGATGTGCAGCTGAGAGGAGAATATGAATTGCACGATAAATACAAGCGATATACAACCTTTCGAAGAATCTTAAGGTCCATATGCCCTGAATCGGGGAGGGACCACGAACTAGCACCGCTGGATCATCAAACACCAACCAGATTTGACAACCATTATTACATCAACTTACTCCAAGGAAAGGGTTTGCTGGGGTCTGATAATGTGTTGGTCACACAAGATGATAAAGGGGAGATAGTGAAGCTGGTGTGGGCTTACGCATCCAATGAGAAACTGTTCTTCGCTTCATTTGCAGAGTCGATGATCAAGATGGGAAATATCAATGTACTCACCGGAAGCCATGGAGAGATCAGAAAGAATTGTAGGTTTGTCAACACCTAA